From the genome of Vanessa tameamea isolate UH-Manoa-2023 chromosome 16, ilVanTame1 primary haplotype, whole genome shotgun sequence, one region includes:
- the LOC113402996 gene encoding uncharacterized protein LOC113402996 isoform X1: MRGRRRTAVRRRRAGPPAPAPPHRHRSRRCQPHALGTSAGVRGHGAAGRAGGTAPAARPQTPSFHIGMGETTEVTSDGWSLARNGGAGDARAVCRRRRTPRFTTQHTASRRRVRSRRASTVTCPLSASRADEKQFSTSTEQVRERRARVGGNGGRAAGASGSGRRGRRQERRPSAKGDSMVGAHGRATAAHVPAGQRAAALRDGATPGCALAAARRVTSPHLRTSLSYHAYIPLSGRSDSSECTRVPEYYRLDNLFIWDSRPPDRAAERVRVLCDMCDRVV, translated from the exons ATGCGTGGGCGGCGCCGCACTGCTGTGCGCCGCAGGCGCGCTGGTCCGCCCGCACCTGCGCCGCCGCACCGCCACCGCAGCCGCCGCTGCCAACCCC ATGCTCTCGGTACAAGTGCCGGGGTGCGCGGGCATGGAGCGGCTGGGCGCGCCGGGGGGACCGCGCCTGCGGCACGACCACAGACACCATCATTCCACATT GGAATGGGAGAAACAACAGAGGTTACAAGCGATGGTTGGTCGCTTGCAAGAAATGGTGGAGCAGGAGACGCGCGCGCGGTCTGCCGCCGCCGCAGAACGCCTCGGTTTACCACCCAGCATACAGCTTCCCGACGGCGAGTACGGTCAAGACGCGCATCTACAGTTACGTGTCCCTTATCAG CAAGCCGAGCTGACGAGAAGCAGTTTTCAACCTCCACCGAACAAGTGCGTGAGCGACGTGCCCGAGTGGGCGGGAATGGCGGACGCGCCGCCGGGGCGTCGGGGTCCGGGCGGCGGGGGCGGCGGCAAGAAAGACGGCCTTCTGCAAAAGGCGACTCGATGGTGGGTGCGCATGGGCGCGCGACCGCCGCCCACGTTCCTGCCGGCCAGCGCGCCGCCGCCCTGCGTGATGGTGCCACGCCGGGCTGCGCCCTCGCCGCCGCCCGACGCGTGACGTCGCCGCATCTCCGCACCTCTCTATCATATCACGCTTACATTCCATTATCGGGACGATCAGACTCGTCGGAGTGCACGCGCGTCCCGGAGTATTATAgacttgataatttatttatttgggactCGCGCCCGCCCGACCGGGCTGCGGAGCGCGTACGCGTGCTTTGTGATATGTGCGACAGGGTCGTGTAG
- the LOC113402996 gene encoding uncharacterized protein LOC113402996 isoform X3, producing the protein MCCDLQMLSVQVPGCAGMERLGAPGGPRLRHDHRHHHSTLEWEKQQRLQAMVGRLQEMVEQETRARSAAAAERLGLPPSIQLPDGEYGQDAHLQLRVPYQVPSRADEKQFSTSTEQVRERRARVGGNGGRAAGASGSGRRGRRQERRPSAKGDSMVGAHGRATAAHVPAGQRAAALRDGATPGCALAAARRVTSPHLRTSLSYHAYIPLSGRSDSSECTRVPEYYRLDNLFIWDSRPPDRAAERVRVLCDMCDRVV; encoded by the exons A TGTGTTGTGATTTACAGATGCTCTCGGTACAAGTGCCGGGGTGCGCGGGCATGGAGCGGCTGGGCGCGCCGGGGGGACCGCGCCTGCGGCACGACCACAGACACCATCATTCCACATT GGAATGGGAGAAACAACAGAGGTTACAAGCGATGGTTGGTCGCTTGCAAGAAATGGTGGAGCAGGAGACGCGCGCGCGGTCTGCCGCCGCCGCAGAACGCCTCGGTTTACCACCCAGCATACAGCTTCCCGACGGCGAGTACGGTCAAGACGCGCATCTACAGTTACGTGTCCCTTATCAGGTCC CAAGCCGAGCTGACGAGAAGCAGTTTTCAACCTCCACCGAACAAGTGCGTGAGCGACGTGCCCGAGTGGGCGGGAATGGCGGACGCGCCGCCGGGGCGTCGGGGTCCGGGCGGCGGGGGCGGCGGCAAGAAAGACGGCCTTCTGCAAAAGGCGACTCGATGGTGGGTGCGCATGGGCGCGCGACCGCCGCCCACGTTCCTGCCGGCCAGCGCGCCGCCGCCCTGCGTGATGGTGCCACGCCGGGCTGCGCCCTCGCCGCCGCCCGACGCGTGACGTCGCCGCATCTCCGCACCTCTCTATCATATCACGCTTACATTCCATTATCGGGACGATCAGACTCGTCGGAGTGCACGCGCGTCCCGGAGTATTATAgacttgataatttatttatttgggactCGCGCCCGCCCGACCGGGCTGCGGAGCGCGTACGCGTGCTTTGTGATATGTGCGACAGGGTCGTGTAG
- the LOC113402996 gene encoding protein TMEPAI isoform X6 yields MCCDLQMLSVQVPGCAGMERLGAPGGPRLRHDHRHHHSTLEWEKQQRLQAMVGRLQEMVEQETRARSAAAAERLGLPPSIQLPDGEYGQDAHLQLRVPYQQAELTRSSFQPPPNKCVSDVPEWAGMADAPPGRRGPGGGGGGKKDGLLQKATRWWVRMGARPPPTFLPASAPPPCVMVPRRAAPSPPPDA; encoded by the exons A TGTGTTGTGATTTACAGATGCTCTCGGTACAAGTGCCGGGGTGCGCGGGCATGGAGCGGCTGGGCGCGCCGGGGGGACCGCGCCTGCGGCACGACCACAGACACCATCATTCCACATT GGAATGGGAGAAACAACAGAGGTTACAAGCGATGGTTGGTCGCTTGCAAGAAATGGTGGAGCAGGAGACGCGCGCGCGGTCTGCCGCCGCCGCAGAACGCCTCGGTTTACCACCCAGCATACAGCTTCCCGACGGCGAGTACGGTCAAGACGCGCATCTACAGTTACGTGTCCCTTATCAG CAAGCCGAGCTGACGAGAAGCAGTTTTCAACCTCCACCGAACAAGTGCGTGAGCGACGTGCCCGAGTGGGCGGGAATGGCGGACGCGCCGCCGGGGCGTCGGGGTCCGGGCGGCGGGGGCGGCGGCAAGAAAGACGGCCTTCTGCAAAAGGCGACTCGATGGTGGGTGCGCATGGGCGCGCGACCGCCGCCCACGTTCCTGCCGGCCAGCGCGCCGCCGCCCTGCGTGATGGTGCCACGCCGGGCTGCGCCCTCGCCGCCGCCCGACGCGTGA
- the LOC113402996 gene encoding uncharacterized protein LOC113402996 isoform X4, with protein sequence MLSVQVPGCAGMERLGAPGGPRLRHDHRHHHSTLEWEKQQRLQAMVGRLQEMVEQETRARSAAAAERLGLPPSIQLPDGEYGQDAHLQLRVPYQVPSRADEKQFSTSTEQVRERRARVGGNGGRAAGASGSGRRGRRQERRPSAKGDSMVGAHGRATAAHVPAGQRAAALRDGATPGCALAAARRVTSPHLRTSLSYHAYIPLSGRSDSSECTRVPEYYRLDNLFIWDSRPPDRAAERVRVLCDMCDRVV encoded by the exons ATGCTCTCGGTACAAGTGCCGGGGTGCGCGGGCATGGAGCGGCTGGGCGCGCCGGGGGGACCGCGCCTGCGGCACGACCACAGACACCATCATTCCACATT GGAATGGGAGAAACAACAGAGGTTACAAGCGATGGTTGGTCGCTTGCAAGAAATGGTGGAGCAGGAGACGCGCGCGCGGTCTGCCGCCGCCGCAGAACGCCTCGGTTTACCACCCAGCATACAGCTTCCCGACGGCGAGTACGGTCAAGACGCGCATCTACAGTTACGTGTCCCTTATCAGGTCC CAAGCCGAGCTGACGAGAAGCAGTTTTCAACCTCCACCGAACAAGTGCGTGAGCGACGTGCCCGAGTGGGCGGGAATGGCGGACGCGCCGCCGGGGCGTCGGGGTCCGGGCGGCGGGGGCGGCGGCAAGAAAGACGGCCTTCTGCAAAAGGCGACTCGATGGTGGGTGCGCATGGGCGCGCGACCGCCGCCCACGTTCCTGCCGGCCAGCGCGCCGCCGCCCTGCGTGATGGTGCCACGCCGGGCTGCGCCCTCGCCGCCGCCCGACGCGTGACGTCGCCGCATCTCCGCACCTCTCTATCATATCACGCTTACATTCCATTATCGGGACGATCAGACTCGTCGGAGTGCACGCGCGTCCCGGAGTATTATAgacttgataatttatttatttgggactCGCGCCCGCCCGACCGGGCTGCGGAGCGCGTACGCGTGCTTTGTGATATGTGCGACAGGGTCGTGTAG
- the LOC113402996 gene encoding uncharacterized protein LOC113402996 isoform X5, whose amino-acid sequence MGETTEVTSDGWSLARNGGAGDARAVCRRRRTPRFTTQHTASRRRVRSRRASTVTCPLSASRADEKQFSTSTEQVRERRARVGGNGGRAAGASGSGRRGRRQERRPSAKGDSMVGAHGRATAAHVPAGQRAAALRDGATPGCALAAARRVTSPHLRTSLSYHAYIPLSGRSDSSECTRVPEYYRLDNLFIWDSRPPDRAAERVRVLCDMCDRVV is encoded by the exons ATGGGAGAAACAACAGAGGTTACAAGCGATGGTTGGTCGCTTGCAAGAAATGGTGGAGCAGGAGACGCGCGCGCGGTCTGCCGCCGCCGCAGAACGCCTCGGTTTACCACCCAGCATACAGCTTCCCGACGGCGAGTACGGTCAAGACGCGCATCTACAGTTACGTGTCCCTTATCAG CAAGCCGAGCTGACGAGAAGCAGTTTTCAACCTCCACCGAACAAGTGCGTGAGCGACGTGCCCGAGTGGGCGGGAATGGCGGACGCGCCGCCGGGGCGTCGGGGTCCGGGCGGCGGGGGCGGCGGCAAGAAAGACGGCCTTCTGCAAAAGGCGACTCGATGGTGGGTGCGCATGGGCGCGCGACCGCCGCCCACGTTCCTGCCGGCCAGCGCGCCGCCGCCCTGCGTGATGGTGCCACGCCGGGCTGCGCCCTCGCCGCCGCCCGACGCGTGACGTCGCCGCATCTCCGCACCTCTCTATCATATCACGCTTACATTCCATTATCGGGACGATCAGACTCGTCGGAGTGCACGCGCGTCCCGGAGTATTATAgacttgataatttatttatttgggactCGCGCCCGCCCGACCGGGCTGCGGAGCGCGTACGCGTGCTTTGTGATATGTGCGACAGGGTCGTGTAG